A window of Onychostoma macrolepis isolate SWU-2019 chromosome 01, ASM1243209v1, whole genome shotgun sequence contains these coding sequences:
- the en1b gene encoding homeobox protein engrailed-1b gives MEEQKDQNSRDSTESESVSLSPNIPSPPILPHQAAQQAHRTTNFFIDNILRPDFGCKKDLGSRDRAQTSGRENVNPMVIRPSHNSSLCQDSNCSSDSTSSSSSSSPSSKQTSAKLVEGNGTTTARYGENTTSIMVVNTNGGTSQAKESQPLLWPAWVYCTRYSDRPSSGPRTRKLKKKKSEKEDKRPRTAFTAEQLQRLKAEFQANRYITEQRRQSLAQELNLNESQIKIWFQNKRAKIKKATGYKNGLALQLMAQGLYNHSTTTVQEDKDDSE, from the exons ATGGAGGAGCAAAAGGATCAAAATAGTCGTGATTCGACTGAGTCTGAGAGCGTCTCGCTCTCGCCCAATATACCATCTCCTCCGATTTTACCTCACCAGGCTGCGCAGCAAGCCCACAGAACCACGAACTTTTTCATCGACAATATTCTAAGGCCAGATTTCGGCTGCAAGAAAGATCTTGGGAGTAGGGACCGGGCGCAAACCTCGGGTAGGGAGAATGTTAACCCTATGGTGATAAGGCCGTCGCATAATAGCAGCCTTTGCCAGGATTCAAACTGCAGTAGTGACAGCACTTCTTCGTCCTCGTCTTCTTCGCCATCCTCAAAGCAGACCTCTGCAAAGCTTGTCGAAGGAAATGGAACTACCACAGCAAGGTACGGGGAGAATACGACGTCGATAATGGTGGTGAACACTAACGGGGGAACTTCGCAAGCGAAAGAATCGCAGCCTTTACTATGGCCTGCGTGGGTGTACTGCACCAGGTACTCGGACAGACCTTCATCTG GCCCAAGGACACGAAAattgaaaaagaagaaaagcgAGAAGGAAGACAAGCGACCGAGAACCGCTTTCACGGCTGAACAGCTGCAGAGACTTAAAGCCGAGTTTCAGGCGAATCGGTACATTACGGAGCAGCGGAGACAGTCGCTGGCCCAGGAACTCAACCTCAATGAGTCGCAAATAAAAATCTGGTTCCAGAATAAGAGGGCCAAAATCAAAAAGGCCACTGGCTATAAGAACGGCCTCGCTCTTCAGCTCATGGCTCAAGGACTCTACAACCATTCCACAACAACAGTTCAAGAAGATAAAGACGATAGCGAATAA